One stretch of Aeromicrobium fastidiosum DNA includes these proteins:
- a CDS encoding ABC transporter substrate-binding protein, whose protein sequence is MAGVDRRTVLKGVGGAAALGLSGVALKYGFNTGDQSQDPTKLMAKDRSATDKMLIVSNWPEYIDEDDGDYVSTLTQFEKDTGISVRYTPDINDNNEFFAKVKNQLGSGTSSKRDIFALTDWMAARMIQVGWIQKLDAAKVPNLHANIIDSLKSPEWDPKRDYSAPWQSGLTGIAYNKAKVGEIKSFEEMLTRKDLKGRISLLTEMRDTMGFLLMIGGGDPENFTDDEWQDAVDLLKKTRSDGQVRSFTGNEYVQDLAAGNILACEAWSGDIANAGDDNLVWIPPEEGIMIWADNMMVPNLADHQDNAEQWINYYYEPEVAAKLAAYNSYICPVKGAQEAMEKVDPDQVDNELIFPTDETLSQTHRFMALDEATMRTYEGDYADVTGA, encoded by the coding sequence ATGGCGGGTGTCGACCGACGGACGGTCCTGAAGGGCGTGGGCGGTGCTGCGGCGCTGGGACTCAGCGGGGTGGCGCTCAAGTACGGCTTCAACACCGGCGACCAGTCCCAGGACCCGACGAAGCTGATGGCCAAGGATCGTTCTGCGACGGACAAGATGCTGATCGTCTCGAACTGGCCCGAGTACATCGACGAGGACGACGGCGACTACGTGTCGACGTTGACGCAGTTCGAGAAGGACACCGGCATCTCGGTGCGGTACACCCCGGACATCAATGACAACAACGAGTTCTTCGCCAAGGTCAAGAACCAGCTGGGGTCCGGCACGTCGTCGAAGCGGGACATCTTCGCGCTGACCGACTGGATGGCGGCCCGGATGATCCAGGTGGGCTGGATCCAGAAGCTCGACGCCGCCAAGGTGCCGAACCTGCACGCCAACATCATCGACTCGCTGAAGTCGCCGGAGTGGGACCCGAAGCGTGACTACTCCGCACCGTGGCAGAGCGGTCTGACCGGCATCGCCTACAACAAGGCCAAGGTCGGCGAGATCAAGTCGTTCGAGGAGATGCTGACCCGCAAGGACCTCAAGGGACGCATCTCGCTGCTGACCGAGATGCGCGACACGATGGGCTTCCTGCTGATGATCGGCGGCGGCGATCCCGAGAACTTCACCGACGACGAGTGGCAGGACGCCGTCGACCTGCTCAAGAAGACGCGCAGCGACGGCCAGGTGCGCTCGTTCACGGGCAACGAGTACGTCCAGGACCTCGCCGCGGGCAACATCCTGGCGTGCGAGGCGTGGTCGGGCGACATCGCCAATGCGGGCGACGACAACCTCGTCTGGATCCCGCCGGAGGAGGGGATCATGATCTGGGCCGACAACATGATGGTGCCCAATCTCGCGGACCACCAAGACAACGCCGAGCAGTGGATCAACTACTACTACGAGCCCGAGGTCGCGGCGAAGCTCGCCGCCTACAACAGCTACATCTGTCCTGTGAAGGGTGCGCAGGAGGCGATGGAGAAGGTCGATCCCGACCAGGTCGACAACGAGCTGATCTTTCCGACAGACGAGACGCTGTCGCAGACCCACCGCTTCATGGCCCTCGATGAGGCCACGATGCGAACCTACGAAGGGGACTACGCCGATGTCACAGGTGCATGA
- a CDS encoding AMP-binding protein, which yields MTSLVFRILDWHVVSGLADDLAVSDARGTVSYAQLLHESACIAAGLRHMGVEPGTPVVLDGLHGRDLVTSVLACARIGAVPADTAAFRLAGTPPVLHAPSTEVTWDVLDKAGRTEPAAAPEHDDEGYEEHLRTTYKDIIETLERGGTITEV from the coding sequence ATGACTAGTCTGGTCTTCCGCATCCTCGACTGGCACGTGGTCTCCGGCCTGGCCGACGACCTCGCGGTCTCCGACGCCCGCGGCACGGTCTCGTACGCGCAGCTGCTGCACGAGTCGGCCTGCATCGCGGCGGGCCTGCGCCACATGGGCGTCGAGCCGGGCACGCCTGTCGTCCTCGACGGCCTCCATGGACGCGACCTGGTCACGTCGGTGCTGGCGTGCGCGCGCATCGGCGCGGTGCCGGCCGACACGGCGGCGTTCCGCCTGGCAGGCACCCCGCCGGTCCTGCACGCGCCGAGCACCGAGGTGACCTGGGACGTCCTCGACAAGGCGGGCCGCACCGAACCTGCCGCGGCCCCGGAGCACGACGACGAGGGCTACGAAGAACACCTGCGCACCACCTACAAGGACATCATCGAAACCCTGGAACGAGGCGGAACCATCACGGAGGTCTGA
- a CDS encoding Lrp/AsnC family transcriptional regulator: MTDRKPVHPRAQSLDDTAKRIIELLQDDGRLSYSAIAKDVGLSEAAVRHRVQKLIESGVMQVVAVTDPLQMGFARQAMIGIKVSGNIREVAAELATMHQLDYIVVTTGRFDILAEIVAESDDELLDIISTQVSALDRVVSTETFVYLRLEKQTYAWGVR, translated from the coding sequence ATGACCGACCGGAAGCCCGTCCACCCCCGGGCGCAGAGTCTCGACGACACCGCGAAGCGCATCATCGAGCTGCTCCAGGACGACGGCCGCCTGTCCTACTCGGCGATCGCCAAGGACGTCGGCCTGTCCGAGGCCGCCGTGCGCCACCGCGTGCAGAAGCTCATCGAGAGCGGCGTCATGCAGGTCGTCGCCGTCACCGACCCCCTGCAGATGGGCTTCGCCCGCCAGGCCATGATCGGCATCAAGGTCAGCGGCAACATCCGCGAGGTCGCCGCCGAGCTCGCCACGATGCACCAGCTCGACTACATCGTCGTCACCACGGGACGCTTCGACATCCTCGCCGAGATCGTCGCCGAGAGCGACGACGAGCTGCTCGACATCATCTCCACCCAGGTCAGCGCACTCGACCGCGTCGTCTCCACCGAGACGTTCGTGTACCTGCGGCTGGAGAAGCAGACGTATGCCTGGGGCGTCCGTTAG
- a CDS encoding ABC transporter ATP-binding protein: MSQVHEGAATPTGSASSGARDLRLSGLTKEYATFTAVKALDLVVPQGEFFALLGPSGCGKTTTLRMVAGLDVPTSGTIHLGDTEITYEKPYRRPVNTVFQNYALFPHLDIAKNVAFGLERRGIKNTKQQVADMLELVELTSQAHKKPTQMSGGQQQRVALARALINKPEVLLLDEPLGALDLKLRRGMQLELKRIQTEVGLTFVHVTHDQEEAMTMADTIAVMNQGVIEQMGAPSELYENPRTTFVANFLGQSNLIAGEIEGREGDHVKVRVQGAVASVPGDRAHSDSGKGWLGIRPEKVLIAEAGQPIDAPGDVITGGYVTDVSFVGVSTQYSVMMPWGQELTVFEQNTGARSMLPVGTKVDISWRPEFAFLLDASQDAKAGIEDD, encoded by the coding sequence ATGTCACAGGTGCATGAGGGAGCGGCGACGCCGACCGGATCGGCGTCGAGCGGGGCACGCGACCTGAGGCTCTCGGGTCTGACCAAGGAGTACGCGACGTTCACCGCCGTCAAGGCGCTCGACCTCGTCGTGCCGCAGGGCGAGTTCTTCGCGTTGCTGGGCCCGTCGGGCTGCGGCAAGACCACGACCTTGCGGATGGTCGCGGGCCTCGACGTCCCGACGTCCGGAACCATCCACCTCGGCGACACCGAGATCACGTACGAGAAGCCGTACCGCCGCCCGGTCAACACGGTCTTCCAGAACTACGCCCTGTTCCCGCACCTCGACATCGCGAAGAACGTCGCGTTCGGGCTCGAGCGCCGCGGCATCAAGAACACCAAGCAGCAGGTCGCCGACATGCTCGAGCTGGTCGAGCTGACGTCGCAGGCGCACAAGAAGCCGACCCAGATGTCGGGCGGCCAGCAGCAGCGCGTCGCGCTAGCCCGGGCCCTGATCAACAAGCCCGAGGTGCTCCTGCTCGACGAGCCGCTCGGTGCCCTCGACCTCAAGCTGCGCCGCGGCATGCAGCTCGAGCTCAAGCGCATCCAGACCGAGGTGGGGCTGACGTTCGTGCACGTCACGCACGACCAGGAGGAGGCCATGACGATGGCCGACACCATCGCGGTCATGAACCAGGGCGTCATCGAGCAGATGGGTGCCCCGAGCGAGCTGTACGAGAACCCGCGTACGACGTTCGTCGCCAACTTCCTCGGGCAGTCCAACCTGATCGCCGGCGAGATCGAGGGCCGCGAGGGCGACCACGTCAAGGTCCGGGTGCAGGGTGCCGTCGCGTCGGTCCCGGGCGACCGGGCGCACTCCGACTCCGGCAAGGGCTGGCTGGGCATCCGCCCCGAGAAGGTCCTGATCGCCGAGGCCGGGCAGCCGATCGACGCTCCCGGCGACGTCATCACGGGCGGCTACGTCACCGATGTCAGCTTCGTGGGCGTCAGCACGCAGTACTCCGTCATGATGCCGTGGGGCCAGGAGCTGACGGTGTTCGAGCAAAACACGGGCGCCCGGTCGATGCTCCCGGTCGGCACCAAGGTCGACATCTCGTGGCGTCCGGAGTTCGCCTTCCTGCTCGATGCGAGCCAGGACGCCAAGGCCGGGATCGAGGACGACTAG
- a CDS encoding enoyl-CoA hydratase — MIATSRDGHVAVVELQREDRRNALDLALCTAVHEAADTAVADGARVIVVTGKGSAFCSGADLGGVYGPDFLQGLYGMLRRLTQLPVPLIAAVNGPAIGAGTQLAMACDLRVADETAKFAVPTARNGLAVDAWTIRTLSELAGAGRARRLMLAAESLDRDEALACGLADRPGTVADAIAWAHEIAEFAPLALAHNKLVLNGSSADDEAIGRSFADVWASDDVQEAALARTERRAPVFRGA, encoded by the coding sequence ATGATCGCCACTTCCCGTGACGGCCACGTCGCCGTCGTCGAGCTCCAGCGCGAGGACCGCCGCAACGCCCTCGACCTGGCCCTGTGCACCGCGGTCCACGAAGCGGCCGACACCGCCGTCGCCGACGGGGCGCGGGTCATCGTCGTGACCGGCAAGGGCTCCGCGTTCTGCTCCGGTGCCGATCTGGGGGGTGTCTACGGGCCCGACTTCCTGCAGGGGCTCTACGGGATGCTGCGCCGCCTGACCCAGCTCCCGGTGCCGCTGATCGCGGCGGTCAACGGGCCGGCCATCGGTGCCGGCACGCAGCTGGCGATGGCGTGCGACCTGCGGGTCGCGGACGAGACGGCGAAGTTCGCGGTGCCGACCGCGCGCAACGGCCTGGCGGTCGACGCGTGGACGATCCGCACGCTCAGCGAGCTCGCCGGGGCGGGACGCGCGAGGCGGCTCATGCTGGCGGCCGAGTCGCTCGACCGCGACGAAGCGCTGGCGTGCGGGCTCGCCGACCGTCCGGGCACCGTGGCCGACGCGATCGCGTGGGCGCACGAGATCGCCGAGTTCGCGCCGCTGGCGCTGGCGCACAACAAGCTGGTGCTGAACGGTTCGTCGGCCGACGACGAGGCGATCGGGCGCAGCTTCGCCGACGTCTGGGCCAGCGACGACGTGCAGGAGGCCGCTCTGGCCCGCACCGAGCGTCGTGCGCCGGTCTTCAGGGGGGCGTGA